One Bos indicus isolate NIAB-ARS_2022 breed Sahiwal x Tharparkar chromosome 10, NIAB-ARS_B.indTharparkar_mat_pri_1.0, whole genome shotgun sequence DNA window includes the following coding sequences:
- the HAUS2 gene encoding HAUS augmin-like complex subunit 2 isoform X3, whose amino-acid sequence MNNHLEAVLKEKRSLRQRLLKPMCQGNLPIEAVYHRYMVHLLELAVTFIERLEDHLETIRNIPHLDADLKKMSTALAKMDILVTETEELAENILKWREQQKEVSSYIPKILAEKNSLHKHDVIVPPLPLTSKVNVQTINAK is encoded by the exons ATGAATAATCATTTGGAAGCAGTGCTAAAAGAAAAGCGGTCCCTCAGGCAAAGACTGTTGAAACCCATGTGCCAAGGAAACTTGCCTATTGAAGCTGTTTATCACAG aTACATGGTGCATTTGCTGGAATTGGCAGTAACTTTCATTGAGCGATTAGAAGATCATCTTGAAACAATTAGAAATATCCCTCATTTAGATGCAGATCTAAAGAAAATG AGCACAGCTTTAGCAAAGATGGATATATTGGTGACTGAGACAGAAGAACTGGCAGAGAATATACTCAAGTGGCGAGAACAACAAAAGGAAGTTTCCTCTTATATCCCCAAAATATTAGCTGAAAAAAATTCTCTTCATAAACATGATGTTATAGTGCCTCCTTTACCTCTTACTTCTAAAGTTAATGTTCAAACTATTAATGCCAAGTAA